The Streptomyces sp. 11x1 genomic sequence CAAGCTGGTGCGCGGCCTCGACTACTACACCCGGACCACCTTCGAGTTCGTCCACGACGGTCTGGGCTCGCAGTCCGCGGTGGGCGGCGGCGGCCGCTACGACGGCCTCTCCGAGATGATCGGCGGCCCCGCGCTGCCCTCGGTCGGCTGGGCGCTCGGCGTCGACCGGACCGTCCTCGCCCTGGAGGCGGAGGGCGTCGAGCTCGAACTCCCCGCCGCCACCAGCGTGTTCGCCGTCCCGCTCGGCGACGCGGCCCGCCGGCTGCTGTTCAGCAAGGTCACCGAATTGCGCAAGGTGGGCATCGCGGCCGACTTCGCCTACGGCGGCAAGGGCCTGAAGGGCGCGATGAAGAACGCCAACCGCAGCGGCGCGCGCTACACGGTCGTGGCCGGCGAACGCGACCTCGCCGAGGGCGTCGTCCAGCTCAAGGACATGGAGTCCGGGGAGCAGGTCTCCGTCGGCGTGAACGAGATCGTGGCCGAGCTGGAGGCCCGACTGGGCTGAGTTCGAACCGTTGTCGCCCTCGTCGCCCTTTACGGGGGCGGGGGCGACTTTTACGTCCAGCGAACGCTGCGCGCGCGAGGGTGTACGGCACAATGACCGTGCCCCAGCGGCCCCTTCGACGCTATGGAATCGACGGAATCGACGTGATGAGCAGGACGACAGTCAGGGACGTCTCGACCACCGACCGGGAACGCACCGAGGCCCCGCGCACGGTGGGTGGAAGCCGGGCCTTCGCGGTCCTGCTGCTGATCACCGGCGCGGCCGGGCTGCTCGCCTCCTGGGTCATCACGCTCGACAAGTTCAAGCTGCTGGAGGACCCGAACTTCACCCCCGGGTGCAGCCTCAACCCGGTCGTCTCCTGCGGCAACATCATGAAGAGCGACCAGGCGTCCGTCTTCGGGTTCCCCAACCCGATGCTCGGGCTCGTCGCCTACGGCATGGTCATCTGCGTCGGCGTGAGCCTGCTCGCCCGTGCCACCTACCCACGCTGGTACTGGCTGACCTTCAACGCGGGCACCGCCTTCGGCGTCGGCTTCGTGACCTGGCTGCAGTACCAGTCGCTGTACAACATCAACTCGCTCTGCCTGTGGTGCTGCCTCGCCTGGGTCGCCACCATCCTGATGTTCTGGTACGTCACGTCCTCCAACATCCGCAACGGGTTCCTGCCCGCCCCCGGCTGGCTGAAGGGCTTCTTCGCCGAGTTCACCTGGGTCCTGCCCGTGATGCACATCGGCATCATCGGCATGCTGATCCTGACCCGCTGGTGGGACTTCTGGACCAGCTGACGGCGGCTCCTCCCGGGGGCGGCCGCCGGGTCCGACGCCGGGCCGGCCGGACTGTCGGTGGCGTGACATAGGGTTTTCCGTGTGGAGCCCGATCTGTTCACCGCCGCCGCAGAAGAACGCCAGGAGAAGGACCCGGCCGCCAGCCCCCTGGCCGTACGGATGCGCCCGCGCACCCTGGACGAGGTCGTGGGCCAGCAGCACCTGCTGAAGCCCGGCTCGCCGCTGCGCAGACTGGTCGGCGAGTCCGGCGGCGGCCCCGCCGGCCCCTCCTCGGTGATCCTCTGGGGCCCGCCCGGCACCGGCAAGACGACCCTGGCGTACGTCGTCTCCAAGGCCACCAACAAGCGGTTCGTGGAGCTCTCCGCGATCACCGCCGGAGTCAAGGAGGTCCGCGCGGTGATCGAGGGCGCCCGTCGCGCCACCGGCGGCTTCGGCAAGGAGACCGTCCTCTTCCTCGACGAGATCCACCGCTTCAGCAAGGCCCAGCAGGATTCCCTCCTCCCGGCCGTCGAGAACCGCTGGGTCACCCTGATCGCGGCGACCACGGAGAACCCGTACTTCTCGGTGATCTCCCCGCTGCTGTCCCGCTCCCTGCTCCTCACCCTCGAACCGCTCACCGACGACGACCTGCGCGGCCTGCTCCAGCGCGCCCTCACCGACGAGCGCGGCCTGAAAGGCGCCGTCACCCTCCCCGAGGACACCGAGGCGCACCTCCTGCGGATCGCCGGCGGCGACGCCCGCCGTGCCCTGACCGCCCTGGAGGCCGCGGCCGGCGCGGCTCTCGACAAGGGGGAGGGGGAGATCGGTCTCCAGACGCTGGAGGAGACCGTCGACCGCGCCGCCGTGAAGTACGACCGCGACGGCGACCAGCACTACGACGTGGCCAGCGCCCTGATCAAGTCCATCCGCGGTTCCGACGTGGACGCCGCGCTGCACTACCTGGCGCGGATGATCGAGGCCGGTGAGGACCCCCGGTTCATCGCCCGACGCCTGATGATCTCCGCCAGCGAGGACATCGGCCTGGCCGATCCGAACGCGTTGCCCATAGCCGTCGCCGCCGCCCAGGCCGTCGCCATGATCGGCTTCCCCGAGGCGGCGCTCACCCTCAGCCACGCCACCATCGCCCTCGCCCTGGCCCCGAAGTCGAACGCGGCGACGACCGCCATCGGCGCGGCCATGGAGGACGTGAGGAAGGGCCTGGCCGGTCCCGTGCCCCCGCATCTGCGGGACGGGCACTACAAGGGCGCGGCCAAGCTCGGCCACGCCCAGGGGTATGTGTACCCGCACGACCTGCCCGAGGGCATCGCCGCCCAGCAGTACGCACCGGACGCCATCAAGGAGCGGGAGTACTACACCCCGACCCGGCACGGCGCCGAGGCCCGGTACGCCGACGCGGTGGAGTGGACCAGGAAGAACCTCGGTCGGAAGCAGTCCTGAACCCCTGTAGACTCCTCCACAGTGCTGCGTCCCGTGTCCGGCTCCGGTCGGCGCCTCAGGCGGGACATCCAGCCGGATCTTCGGATCCAGGAGCGTCGCGCACCGTCGTAGGTGTCGCGGGCAGCCCACCACCACTCGGATTCCCGGGACCGGTCGGTGGGCCGTTCGTGTGCTGCACGTATGTGCCCAGACCAGGGGAGCGGCTACCCGACATGTCCCTCGCGGACCTGACGGGATTCCCCGGCTGCGGATGCGACCTCCCGTAACCCTGAGGCAGCCGAATTGAAGGAAAAGGAAAAGAAGTGGCGAACCAGTCCCGCCCCAAGGTCAAGAAGTCGCGTGCCCTCGGCATCGCGCTGACCCCGAAGGCCGTCAAGTACTTCGAGGCCCGCCCCTACCCGCCGGGTGAGCACGGCCGTGGCCGCAAGCAGAACTCGGACTACAAGGTCCGTCTGCTCGAGAAGCAGCGTCTGCGCGCGCAGTACGACGTGTCCGAGCGCCAGCTCGTCCGCGCCTACGAGCGTGCCTCCAAGGTCCAGGGCAAGACCGGTGAGGCCCTGATCATCGAGCTCGAGCGCCGTCTCGACGCGCTGGTCCTGCGTTCGGGCATCGCCCGCACGATCTACCAGGCCCGCCAGATGGTCGTCCACGGCCACATCGAGGTCAACGGTCACAAGGTCGACAAGCCGTCCTTCCGCGTCAAGCCGGACGACGTCGTCATGGTCCGTGAGCGCAGCCGTCAGAAGCCGCTGTTCGAGGTCGCCCGCGAGGGTGGCTTCGCCGCCGACGGCGAGACCCCGCGCTACCTCCAGGTGAACCTGAAGGCCCTGGCCTTCCGCCTGGACCGCGACCCGAACCGCAAGGAGATCCCGGTCATCTGCGACGAGCAGCTCGTCGTCGAGTACTACGCCCGTTGATCCTCTTTCGACGGACGTAGTACATACGCACCGAGCGTCAGCCCGTCGTCCCCCCGCCCTCTTGGCGGGCGGGACGGCGGGCTCTCGCCTTGCTACGGCGAGATCGCGGCGAGCCGGCTGCGGTCTCCGCGCTGAGTACTAATGCGGTACTGAGCGATCGCCGCGGCGCGATAGGCTCGGGACACGACTTTCGACGTTCAGGCATGTTCCAGGGAGCGGGTGCAGACAGTGTCCGGTGGAGAGGTGGCCGGGATCCTGGTGGCCGTCTTCTGGGCGATCCTGGTCTCCTTCCTCGCCGTCGCGCTGGCGAGGCTGGCCCAGACGCTCAGAGCGACCACCAAGCTCGTCGCGGACGTGACCGACCAGGCCGTCCCCCTCCTCGCCGACGCGTCCACCGCGGTCCGCTCCGCGCAGACCCAGATCGAGCGGGTCGACGCCATCGCGTCCGACGTCCAGGAGGTCACGTCGAACGCCTCGGCGCTCTCCACGACCGTCGCGTCCACCTTCGGCGGCCCCCTCGTGAAGGTCGCCGCCTTCGGCTACGGCGTACGCCGGGCCATGGGCGGCCGCCGGGAGGGCGAGCCCGCCGAGGAGCGGCGTCGTACCGTGATCGTGGGACGCACCGTTCCGGGCACGCGCCGGAGCAGGCGTGACACCCGTGGAAAGAAGGACTGACCGAGCGATGTTCCGCCGTACGTTCTGGTTCACCACAGGGGTCGCCGCCGGAGTGTGGGCCACCACCAAGGTCAACCGCAAGCTGAAGCAGCTCACCCCCGAGCACCTCGCCACCCAGGCCGCGCACAAGGCGGTCGAGGCGGGCCACAGGCTCAAGGACCGGGCCGTCCACTTCGCGCTCGACGTCCGCGACAACATGGCCCAGCGGGAGGCCGAGTTGGGCGAGGCACTCGGTATCGAGGCCAACCCCGACACGTACCCGGAGCTTCCGGCCCCGCGGCGCGTCGTCGCCATCGAGAACAGCAACACCCCGAAGTACAGCAGGAATCCGCGGTACGCCGACAACTCGTCGTACCCGTACAACCGGAATGAGGACCACTGATGGAGTCGGCCGAGATTCGTCGCCGCTGGTTGAGCTTCTTCGAGGAGCGCGGTCACACCGTTGTCCCTTCGGCGTCGCTCATCGCGGACGACCCGACTCTGCTCCTGGTCAACGCGGGCATGGTCCCCTTCAAGCCGTACTTCCTGGGTGAGGTCAAGCCCTCCTTCGCCCGCGCCACCAGCGTGCAGAAGTGCGTCCGCACGCCTGACATCGAAGAGGTCGGCAAGACCACCCGGCACGGCACGTTCTTCCAGATGTGCGGCAACTTCTCCTTCGGCGACTACTTCAAGGAAGGCGCCATCAAGCACGCCTGGGAGCTGCTCACCAGCCCCCAGGACAAGGGTGGTTACGGCCTGGAGCCGGAGAAGCTCTGGATCACCGTCTACAAGGACGACGACGAGGCCGAGCGCATCTGGCACGAGCAGATCGGCGTGCCCAAGGAGCGCATCCAGCGCCTCGGCATGAAGGACAACTACTGGTCCATGGGCGTCCCCGGCCCGTGCGGCCCGTGCTCCGAGATCAACTACGACCGCGGCCCCGAGTTCGGCGTCGAGGGCGGCCCCGCCGTCAACGACGAGCGGTACGTGGAGATCTGGAACCTGGTCTTCATGCAGTACGAGCGCGGCGAGGGCACCTCCAAGGAGGACTTCGAGATCCTCGGCGAGCTGCCCAGCAAGAACATCGACACCGGCCTCGGCCTGGAGCGCCTCGCCATGATTCTGCAGGGCGTGCAGAACATGTACGAGATCGACACCTCCATGGTCGTCATCAACAAGGCCACCGAGCTGACCGGCGTCCGCTACGGCGACGCCCGCGAGTCCGACGTCTCCCTGCGCGTGGTCACCGACCACATCCGCACCGCTGTGATGCTCATCGGCGACGGCGTCACCCCCGGCAACGAGGGCCGTGGTTACGTCCTGCGCCGCATCATGCGCCGCGCCATCCGCAACATGCGCCTCCTCGGTGCCACCGGCCCGGTCGTCAAGGACCTCATCGACGTCGTCATCGGCATGATGGGTCAGCAGTACCCCGAGCTGATCACCGACCGCGAGCGCATCGAGAAGGTGGCCCTCGCCGAGGAGAACGCCTTCCTCAAGACGCTGAAGGCCGGCACCAACATCCTCGACACCGCCGTGACCGAGACCAAGGCCTCCGGTGGCCAGGTCCTGGCCGGCGACAAGGCCTTCCTGCTCCACGACACCTGGGGCTTCCCGATCGACCTCACCCTGGAGATGGCCGCCGAACAGGGCCTCTCCGTGGACGAGGACGGCTTCCGCCGTCTGATGAAGGAGCAGCGGGACCGCGCCAAGGCCGACGCCCGCGCCAAGAAGACCGGCCACGCCGACCTCGGCGCCTACCGCGAGATCGCCGACGCCGCCGGCGAGACCGAGTTCATCGGCTACTCGGACACCGAGGGCGAGTCCACGGTCGTCGGCATCCTTGTCGACGGCCTCTCCTCGCCTGCCGCCACCGAGGGCGACGAGGTCGAGATCGTCCTCGACCGCACCCCGTTCTACGCCGAGGGTGGCGGCCAGATCGGCGACACCGGCCGGATCAAGGTCGACTCCGGTGCCGTCATCGAGATCCGCGACTGCCAGAAGCCGGTCCCGGGCGTGTACGTCCACAAGGGCGTCGTCCAGGTCGGCGAAGTGACCGTCGGCGCCAAGGCCCAGGCCTCCATCGACGGCCGTCGCCGCACCGCCATCGCCCGCGCCCACTCGGCCACCCACCTCACCCACCAGGCCCTGCGTGACGCCCTCGGTCCGACGGCCGCCCAGGCCGGTTCCGAGAACCAGCCGGGTCGCTTCCGCTTCGACTTCGGATCCCCGTCCGCCGTTCCGACGGCCGTGATGACCGACGTCGAGCAGAAGATCAACGAGGTGCTCTCCCGCGACCTGGACGTCCACGCGGAGATCCTGAGCCTCGACGAGGCCAAGAAGCAGGGCGCCATCGCCGAGTTCGGCGAGAAGTACGGCGAGCGCGTCCGTGTCGTCACCATCGGCGACTTCTCCAAGGAGCTGTGCGGCGGCACGCACGTCCACAACACCTCGCAGCTCGGCCTGGTCAAGCTGCTGGGGGAGTCCTCGATCGGCTCCGGTGTGCGCCGTATCGAGGCCCTGGTCGGCGTCGACGCCTACAACTTCCTCGCCCGTGAGCACACGGTCGTCGCCCAGCTCCAGGAGCTGATCAAGGGCCGTCCCGAGGAGCTTCCGGAGAAGGTCTCCGCCATGCTCGGCAAGCTCAAGGACGCCGAGAAGGAGATCGAGAAGTTCCGCGCCGAGAAGGTGCTGCAGGCCGCCGCCGGTCTCGCCGAGTCCGCCAAGGACGTCGCCGGCGTCGCTCTCGTGACCGGGCAGGTCCCGGACGGCACCACCGCCGACGACCTCCGCAAGCTCGTCCTCGACGTACGCGGACGCATCCAGGGCGGCCGGGCCGTCGTGGTCGCCCTGTTCACCGTCGTGAACGGTAAGCCGCTGACGGTCATCGCCACCAACGAGGCCGCCCGCGAGCGTGGCCTCAAGGCCGGTGACCTGGTCCGTACGGCCGCCAAGACGCTCGGCGGCGGCGGTGGCGGCAAGCCGGACGTCGCCCAGGGCGGTGGCCAGAACCCGGCCGCCGTCGGCGAGGCCGTGGACGCGGTCGAGCGCCTGGTCGCCGAGACGGCCAAGTGACCACCACGGATCCCACGAGCGAAGGCGACGGTCCGGCCATGCGCCGTGGCCGTCGCCTCGCGATCGACGTCGGGGACGCCCGTATCGGGGTCGCCTCCTGCGACCCCGACGGGATCCTCGCCACCCCCGTCGAGACGGTTCCCGGACGCGATGTCCCCGCAGCTCAGCGTCGACTGAGACAACTGGTCGACGAATACGTACCCATCGAGGTAATCGTCGGCCTGCCACGCTCTCTCAAAGGGGGAGAAGGCCCGGCCGCAGTCAAGGTGCGGGGTTTCGCCCAGGAGTTGGCCCGCATGATCGCGCCGGTTCCGGTCAGACTCATCGACGAGAGGATGACCACAGTGACGGCCGGTCAAGGACTTCGTGCCTCGGGTGTGAAATCCAAGAAGGGCAGGTCGGTCATCGACCAGGCAGCAGCCGTGATCATTCTGCAACAAGCGCTGGAATCCGAACGGGCGTCAGGCAAAGCACCGGGCGAGGGCGTCGAAGTGGTCATCTGATCGCGATACGGTAACGTTCCGCGCGATGTGGGGGCCTTCGAACAGCCACCGCACAAAAAGAGGCGGGGACGACAGCCGAGCCACAGGCCCCGCGTGACCGCCGCCTCGCGGCTCTAGGGGATCGATGACTGAGTATGGCCGGGGCCAAGGCTCCGAACCGTGGCATCCGGACGACCCGTTGTACGGGGACGGCGGATGGGACGGACAGCAGGCCCAGGGAGGCCAGCAGTCCGCCTACGGCGGCCAGCCGCAGCAGCACTACCCGGAGCAGCAGCAGTACCAGCAGCACTACGGCAACGGCAACGGCCACGGCGGCTGGGACAACGGCCACCAGGACGCCTACGCCCAGCAGCAGTACCAGCAGGAGTACGGCGACCCGGGGCAGCAGTACCCCGGCCAGCAGCAGCCACAGCACCACCAGCAGTACACCGGCCATGGTGAGCAGCAGTACGGCCAGGGCAACGGGGGCTGGAACGACGGAACCGCCCAGCACCCGCAGGGCACTTACGCCGCCGACCCGAACGACCCCTACGGGGGGCAGCAGCAGGCGATGGCCTACGGCGGCGGCCAGCAGGACTTCTACGGGACGCCGGACGCGTATCCGCCGCCGGAGCCGCCTGCTCGCCGGGGCGCGGAGACCCGGCCCGCGCCGGCTCCGGAGCCCGAGGCGGAGACGCAATCGGCCGCGGACCGTACGGACTGGGACCCCGGACCGGACCAGGGCGAGCACGCGTTCTTCGCGGGTGGCGGCGGTGACGACGAGGACGACGAGGCCGAGGAACGCGCCGGCCGCGGTGACCGGAAGGGCCGCGGCGGAAAGTCCAAGAAACCGGGCAAGAGCGGCAAGAAGCGTCGCAGTGGATGCGCCTGCCTGGTGGTCGTCATGGTCTTCGGTGGCGGATTCGCCGGTGTGAGCTACTTCGGCTACCAGTTCTTCCAGAGCCGCTTCGGCGAGGCCCCTGATTACTCGGGTAACGGCACCAACGAGACGGTCACGATCACGGTCGCCAAGGGTGAGTTCGGGTCGGCGATCGGGCAGAAGCTGAAGGCGGCCGGGGTCGTCAAGAGTGTGGATGCCTTCACGGCCGCGCTGGCGCAGAATCCCGACAGGCCCAATATTCAGGCGGGCGTTTATCTCCTCAAGAAGGAGATGTCCGCTGAAAGCGCTATCACCCTCATGCTCGACCCGAAGAGCCAGAACAACTTCACTGTGCGCGAAGGCGAGCGGAACAGCGCAATCTATGTCTTGATCGACAAGGAACTCGGCCTCAAGAAGGGCACCACCGAGGACGTCGCCGGGAAGAAATGGGAATCCCTCGGCCTCCCCAAGTGGGCCAACGACAACGACGACATCAAGGACCCGCTGGAAGGATTCCTCTACCCTTCCACGTATCCGGTCTCCAAGGACATGAAGCCCGAGCAGGTCCTCAAGGAATTGATCGCCCTGGCGAAGGCGAAATACGAGCAGTTCGATCTGGCCGGCAAAGCCAAGGGGCTGAAGCTCGAGAATCCGCTTCAGGTCCTCACTGTCGCGAGCCTCGTACAGGCCGAGGGGAACAACAAGAAGGACTACAAGAAGATCGCGCGGGTCGTCTACAACCGCCTTGAGCCCAACAACGCGGAGACGGCCGGTCTGCTCGACTTCGACTCGACGGTCAATTACCTGCGCGGTGAATCCAAGTTGGCGACCGGCTCGGTCGACTCGCTGCGACAGATCGACGACCCGTACAACACGTACAAGGTGTATGGATTGCCGCCCGGGCCGATCGGGAACCCCGGTGACGAGGCGATCGAGGGGGCCCTCAAGCCTGCCAAGGGCGACTGGTACTACTTCGTGTCGATCAACGAGGACGAGACGCTCTTCGCCGTGACCAACGAAGAGCACAACAAGAACCGCCGGAAGTACCAGGAAGCGCAGAACGCACAATGAGCCGCACCGCCAGCAAGAACCGTGCCGCCGTGCTCGGTTCGCCGATCGCCCACTCGCTCTCGCCGGTGCTGCACCGGGCCGCCTACGCCGAACTCGGGCTCACCGGCTGGTCGTACGACCGCTTCGAGGTCGACGAGAAGGCGCTGCCCGGGTTCGTCGAGCAGCTCGGGCCGGAGTGGGCGGGCCTGTCGCTGACGATGCCGCTCAAGCGGGCGGTCATTCCGCTGCTGGACGAGATCACCGAGACGGCCACGTCCGTCGAAGCCGTCAACACGCTGGTGTTCACCGAGGACGGACGGCGCGTCGGCGACAACACCGACATCCCCGGCATGGTCGCCGCCCTGCGGGAGCGCGGCATCGAGCAGGTGGAGTCGGCGGCCGTCCTCGGCGCGGGCGCCACCGCCTCCTCCGCGCTGGCCGCGCTCGCCCGGATCTGCACGGGTGAGGTCGTGGCGTACGTCCGGAGCGAGGCGCGGGCCGCCGAGATGCGGCAGTGGGGCGAGCGGCTGGACGTCGAGGTGCGCACGGCGGACTGGGCGGAGGCCGAGCGGGCGCTGAGCGCTCCGCTGGTCATCGCCACGACTCCGGCCGGGGCGACGGATGCGCTCTCCGGGGCGGTGCCGGAGCGGCCGACGACGCTGTTCGACGTGCTGTACCACCCGTGGCCGACGGAGCTCGCCGCGCGCTGGTCGGCCTACGGCGGTGCCGTCGTCAGCGGGCTGGATCTCCTCGTCCACCAGGCGGTTCTGCAGGTCGAGCAGATGACGGGGTGCAAGACGGCGCCGTTGGCGGCGATGCGGGCCGCGGGGGAGCGGGCGCTGGCCGAGCGGGGCTGAGCCTCCCTCGTGCGCTGACCCGTCACCCTTGCACCTGGGGCCCTGCTGCTCGGCGGGCTCACTGGCAGGATCTCCACCACCGTGCGGGCCGGGCCACATGTGAGGCGATCAAGAGCGCGGTGGCGAAGACGGGACGACCTGGCGCGGTCCCCGCCGCTCGGCGCCCGTCGCCCCCGTCCGTCTGCTGGACCCGTGACCGGCTCGCGCCCCGGACGTGGGAGGATCGGAGGTGGCGGGCCGGGGCCGCGCACCCGGTAGCCGTCGCCGTACGCGAGGACGCGCGTACACGCAGGCAGGACGCAGTACCGGGCGCGAGCACTGAGGAGCACCGTTGAGCAGGTTGCGCTGGCTGACCGCGGGGGAGTCCCACGGTCCCGCACTTGTCGCGACGCTGGAGGGCCTTCCCGCCGGCGTGCCGATCACCACGGAGATGGTGGCGGACCACCTGGCCCGTCGGCGCCTGGGCTATGGGCGCGGTGCCCGGATGAAGTTCGAGCGCGACGAGGTCACCTTCCTCGGCGGTGTGCGGCACGGCCTCACCATGGGCTCCCCGGTGGCGATCATGGTCGGGAACACCGAGTGGCCGAAGTGGGAGCAGGTCATGTCCGCCGACCCGGTCGACCCGGAGATCCTGGCCGGACTCGCCCGCAACGCTCCGCTGACCCGCCCCCGGCCCGGTCACGCGGACCTGGCCGGTATGCAGAAGTACGGCTTCGACGAGGCCCGCCCGGTGCTGGAGCGGGCCTCCGCCCGGGAGACCGCCGCCCGCGTGGCCCTCGGTGCCGTCGCCCGGTCGTACCTGAAGGAGACGGCCGGGATCGAGATCGTCAGCCACGTGGTCGAGCTGGCCGCCGCCAAGGCCCCGCAGGGTGTGTACCCGACCCCGGCGGACGTGGACAGGCTGGACGCGGACCCGGTGCGCTGCCTGGACGCCGACGCGTCGAAGGCGATGGTTGCGGAGATCGACCAGGCCCACAAGGACGGCGACACCCTCGGCGGTGTCGTCGAGATCCTGGCGTACGGCGTGCCCGTGGGCCTCGGCTCGCACGTCCACTGGGACCGCAAGCTGGACGCCCGACTCGCCGGTGCGCTGATGGGCATCCAGGCCATCAAGGGCGTCGAGATCGGCGACGGCTTCGAGCTGGCGCGGGTGCCCGGCTCCAAGGCGCACGACGAGATCGTGAACACCCCCGAGGGCATCCGCCGGGTCTCCGGCCGCTCCGGTGGCACCGAGGGCGGGCTCACCACGGGCGAGCTGCTGCGCGTCCGCGCGGCCATGAAGCCGATCGCGACGGTGCCGCGAGCCCTGCAGACCGTCGACGTGACCACGGGCGAGGCCGCGCAGGCCCACCACCAGCGCTCCGACGTCTCCGCCGTGCCGGCGGCCGGCATCGTCGCCGAGGCGATGGTGGCCCTGGTGCTGGCCGACGCGGTGGCCGAGAAGTTCGGCGGCGACAGCGTCACCGAGACGGCCCGCAACGTCCGCTCCTACCTCGACCACCTCGCGATCCGGTGAGCCCGGTGCCTCTGGTCGTCCTCGTCGGCCCCATGGGTGTGGGCAAGTCCACCGTCGGACAGCAGCTCGCCGAGCGGCTCGGCGTCGCCTACCGCGACACCGACGACGACATCGTGGCCGAACAGGGCCGCGCGATCGCGGAGATCTTCGTCGACGAGGGCGAGCCCGCCTTCCGCGCCATCGAGAAGCGGGCCGTGCACACGGCGCTCGCGGGCCACGACGGTGTCCTCGCCCTCGGCGGCGGCGCGATCCTCGACCCCGACACCCGGGCCCTGCTCGTGGGACAGCGGGTCGTGTACCTCTCGATGGACGTCGAGGAGGCCGTCAAGCGCACCGGCCTCAACGCCGCCCGACCCCTGCTGGCCGTCAACCCCCGCAAGCAGTGGCGGGAGTTGATGGAGGCGCGGCGCAACCTCTACGAGGAGGTCGCCACGGCCGTCGTCGCCACCGACGGCCGCACGCCCGAGGAAGTCACCCGGGCGGTCCTGGACGCACTGGAGTTGAAGGAAGCATGAGCGAGACAGTGACCCGTATCCAGGTCGGCGGTACGGCGGGCACCGAGCCGTACGAGGTCCTGGTGGGGCGTCAACTCCTCGGCGAACTGGGTGGGTTGATCGGCAACCGGGCCAAGCGGGTCGCCGTGATCCACCCCGAGGCGCTGGCGGACACCGGGGAGGCGCTGCGCGCGGATCTGGCGGAGCAGGGCTTCGAGACCGTCGCGATCCAGGTGCCGAACGCGGAGGAGGCCAAGACCGCCGAGGTCGCCGCGTACTGCTGGAAGGCGCTCGGCCAGTCCGGGTTCACCCGCACCGATGTCATCGTCGGAGTCGGCGGCGGCGCCACCACGGACCTGGCCGGCTTCGTGGCGGCCACCTGGCTGCGCGGGGTCCGCTGGATCGCCGTCCCCACCACCGTCCTCGCCATGGTGGACGCCGCCGTCGGCGGCAAGACCGGCATCAACACGGCCGAGGGCAAGAATTTGGTGGGCGCTTTCCACCCGCCGGCCGGGGTGCTGTGCGACCTGGCCGCGCTGGAGTCCCTGCCGGTCAACGACTACGTCTCCGGCCTGGCCGAGATCATCAAGGCCGGTTTCATCGCCGACCCGGTGATCCTGGACCTGATCGAGTCCGACCCGCAGGCCGCCCGCACCCCCGCCGGGCCGCACACCTCCGAGCTGATCGAGCGGTCGATCCGGGTCAAGGCCGAGGTCGTCTCCGGCGACCTCAAGGAGTCCGGGCGCCGCGAGATCCTCAACTACGGGCACACCCTGGCCCACGCGATCGAGAAGAACGAGCGCTACCAGTGGCGGCACGGCGCGGCCGTGTCCGTCGGTATGCACTTCGCGGCCGAACTGGGCCGTCTGGCGGGCCGGTTGGACGACGCCACCGCCGACCGCCACCGCACGGTCCTGGAGTCCGTCGGGCTGCCGCTGACCTACCGCTACGACCAGTGGCCGCGGCTGCTGGAGACGATGAAGGTCGACAAGAAGTCCCGGGGCGACCTGCTGCGCTTCATCGTCCTGGACGGTCTGGCCAAGCCCACCGTCCTGGAAGGACCCGACCCGGCGATCCTGC encodes the following:
- a CDS encoding shikimate kinase — protein: MGVGKSTVGQQLAERLGVAYRDTDDDIVAEQGRAIAEIFVDEGEPAFRAIEKRAVHTALAGHDGVLALGGGAILDPDTRALLVGQRVVYLSMDVEEAVKRTGLNAARPLLAVNPRKQWRELMEARRNLYEEVATAVVATDGRTPEEVTRAVLDALELKEA
- the aroB gene encoding 3-dehydroquinate synthase, with translation MSETVTRIQVGGTAGTEPYEVLVGRQLLGELGGLIGNRAKRVAVIHPEALADTGEALRADLAEQGFETVAIQVPNAEEAKTAEVAAYCWKALGQSGFTRTDVIVGVGGGATTDLAGFVAATWLRGVRWIAVPTTVLAMVDAAVGGKTGINTAEGKNLVGAFHPPAGVLCDLAALESLPVNDYVSGLAEIIKAGFIADPVILDLIESDPQAARTPAGPHTSELIERSIRVKAEVVSGDLKESGRREILNYGHTLAHAIEKNERYQWRHGAAVSVGMHFAAELGRLAGRLDDATADRHRTVLESVGLPLTYRYDQWPRLLETMKVDKKSRGDLLRFIVLDGLAKPTVLEGPDPAILLAAYGEVGQ
- the aroC gene encoding chorismate synthase, which translates into the protein MSRLRWLTAGESHGPALVATLEGLPAGVPITTEMVADHLARRRLGYGRGARMKFERDEVTFLGGVRHGLTMGSPVAIMVGNTEWPKWEQVMSADPVDPEILAGLARNAPLTRPRPGHADLAGMQKYGFDEARPVLERASARETAARVALGAVARSYLKETAGIEIVSHVVELAAAKAPQGVYPTPADVDRLDADPVRCLDADASKAMVAEIDQAHKDGDTLGGVVEILAYGVPVGLGSHVHWDRKLDARLAGALMGIQAIKGVEIGDGFELARVPGSKAHDEIVNTPEGIRRVSGRSGGTEGGLTTGELLRVRAAMKPIATVPRALQTVDVTTGEAAQAHHQRSDVSAVPAAGIVAEAMVALVLADAVAEKFGGDSVTETARNVRSYLDHLAIR
- a CDS encoding shikimate dehydrogenase, coding for MSRTASKNRAAVLGSPIAHSLSPVLHRAAYAELGLTGWSYDRFEVDEKALPGFVEQLGPEWAGLSLTMPLKRAVIPLLDEITETATSVEAVNTLVFTEDGRRVGDNTDIPGMVAALRERGIEQVESAAVLGAGATASSALAALARICTGEVVAYVRSEARAAEMRQWGERLDVEVRTADWAEAERALSAPLVIATTPAGATDALSGAVPERPTTLFDVLYHPWPTELAARWSAYGGAVVSGLDLLVHQAVLQVEQMTGCKTAPLAAMRAAGERALAERG
- the mltG gene encoding endolytic transglycosylase MltG, with protein sequence MTEYGRGQGSEPWHPDDPLYGDGGWDGQQAQGGQQSAYGGQPQQHYPEQQQYQQHYGNGNGHGGWDNGHQDAYAQQQYQQEYGDPGQQYPGQQQPQHHQQYTGHGEQQYGQGNGGWNDGTAQHPQGTYAADPNDPYGGQQQAMAYGGGQQDFYGTPDAYPPPEPPARRGAETRPAPAPEPEAETQSAADRTDWDPGPDQGEHAFFAGGGGDDEDDEAEERAGRGDRKGRGGKSKKPGKSGKKRRSGCACLVVVMVFGGGFAGVSYFGYQFFQSRFGEAPDYSGNGTNETVTITVAKGEFGSAIGQKLKAAGVVKSVDAFTAALAQNPDRPNIQAGVYLLKKEMSAESAITLMLDPKSQNNFTVREGERNSAIYVLIDKELGLKKGTTEDVAGKKWESLGLPKWANDNDDIKDPLEGFLYPSTYPVSKDMKPEQVLKELIALAKAKYEQFDLAGKAKGLKLENPLQVLTVASLVQAEGNNKKDYKKIARVVYNRLEPNNAETAGLLDFDSTVNYLRGESKLATGSVDSLRQIDDPYNTYKVYGLPPGPIGNPGDEAIEGALKPAKGDWYYFVSINEDETLFAVTNEEHNKNRRKYQEAQNAQ